From the Candidatus Amarolinea dominans genome, one window contains:
- a CDS encoding RHS repeat-associated core domain-containing protein codes for MLLSGWAGGGGGPAGAVSTPTMLRYTPHESDPDQPANLDFLFELSATEISGLPVTQFAVGLTLRYRDPAAGDEQTPWPPGASLFYQDAADGRWVVLPTSVDQEQRALTTTLTHFTLFAQGNTIVPEPAPGIEGVQSQLYNGAWTVSYPIAAPPGPGGLTPGLSLDYSSRSLAGDGHHQLAGWGWDIGGLSYILRSLDTGKYTLTLNGVTHELEEHGGTFYSVQDPFLKIRRPTASNPDYPTMEYFDPSTPTPFRTIDLPQTPGEYNRDNLVWEVTTEGGITYHFEPALYVRDCSGGDWTPSELRVVHRFTKWVLTEVRDTTPTVPNRLTFNYDYEGTRQAGSQPAVCSNHDYTADELIQVRAARVKEISYGPNGIFKLKLFYLNREDRAEHFDETGYQVFWTRKYLQRVEVMANNTLLHKAVLGMTAFTNPEAPSQSRLYLSTITRYGTGSNALPPTSYTYGSGTTDGHMVTVNNGYQGRVEITYGGSSGGMVVQQERWRGGGSDPDIVTSYWYTTTWDEEAGGFAEAEMTLVGSGALIGSGQPDTRLKQWFHTTTNQHRWKGRLYKTETRAGSGGTLLARSDQTWNETSAGTPGGMTFVYLQDKTEYVVDPNGTNPPLRYTKSVNTYDAAYGNLLLTRLTSEAAPTTPYRTIKRVYYPRNDGTTYIVNRVAEEKLFAGSESGTCQGQTRTIYDDYSGYAAYNQAPRNGQLKEVWQAGQGGAACDANWVRLVAYDYDPWGNRRSETAANGSVVTTAFDNTFHAYAMSVTVQPDSQLGGATLTTTYTRYGMNATAGGSGLVGQVQSETDANGAVTLYTYDAFGRLTEVRKSGAGFGNPATEQIVYTTDQGLYVQRHLLRDDGNGDASASATYLEERTFYDGLGRVRQVQKEYSSSQWSLVSQRYDGLGSLAAASAPYTSTVSGVTYRAVNWSGLAATQSTSDRLGRINQVTQPDGSKTCTFYQNRQTAVIREQSTIQGNDITYRYLQALAETDAWGRLLSVKEYLGQVGSGTATCPTPAWNANANGVTTYAYDIADRLVQMTGPDGAVTTITYDLLGRKMSMNDPDMGAWSYTYDMAGNLLTQTDARNVTIGFGYDGLNRLTQKWQSGSSSGMVLADYSYDASDGATQFGKGRRTGMRAYVGGEVNNSASWTYDKRGRVTAETHTIDGDAYTVGYTYDSADRVLRVVYPTQSAETVNVAYTAQGLPGRMYSSVDYVRSGNAVYDEAGRLTQLKLGKQSTNNNPVVQMAFTYHPWTASGGLGRLQKVKAGTSANDSSLQDLTYGYDTAGNVRWIVDARNNGQRQCFSYDGLDRLLSGFTGDAICAGYDDGTGSWVYDENYSYNNAGNLISKTGQGTYGYGVAQASTCPEGALVKRHAVVSTSNGSSYCYDQNGNMRRRTIGGNTYTLTYDDENRLVSISGAATASFVYDADGNRVKSVMNGETVTAIGNLYEKKVVGGATTHTKYYYFNGQRVAVRVAGVLYWLLRDHLGSTTVTANGASGERTAELWYKPWGENRGTPYQTTPTTYRFTGQREDASIGLYFYNARYYDPALGRFTQADTLIPNAGNPQNLNRYSYVGNRPTVFVDPSGYAACAAGDMTCWQEEWRWKDRWYKAHGHTGGNWFGNPGNPEFEDEQILRETVGEAGISIAGVWDFASQLIPMATGIVRFGNRLSGGLAQLRRLLGGGAQIRSGSCFGHPCALPPGTDTVRISNAVNDATWLMHTVVHELAHIIDWHSHIQTGIGPYGNSMYGRFSDVWNEKPLTNYAAQSHFYPARWDVWAEAVTVWVFSDKNASTGIWSSPNIQLLSNIDLLQDLTLQMDRLTALLGGR; via the coding sequence GTGCTGCTCAGCGGATGGGCGGGTGGTGGTGGAGGTCCGGCCGGAGCGGTCAGTACACCAACCATGCTGCGCTACACGCCGCACGAGAGCGATCCCGATCAGCCGGCGAACCTTGATTTCCTGTTCGAGCTGAGCGCCACGGAGATCTCGGGGCTGCCGGTGACGCAGTTTGCGGTGGGGTTGACGCTGCGCTATCGCGATCCGGCGGCCGGCGATGAGCAAACACCCTGGCCGCCGGGCGCTTCGCTGTTCTACCAGGATGCGGCCGATGGGCGCTGGGTGGTCTTGCCGACGAGCGTGGATCAGGAGCAGAGGGCGCTGACCACCACCCTGACGCACTTCACGCTGTTTGCGCAAGGCAACACCATTGTGCCGGAACCGGCGCCGGGGATCGAAGGGGTGCAGTCGCAGTTGTACAACGGGGCCTGGACCGTGAGCTACCCGATCGCAGCGCCGCCGGGGCCGGGTGGACTGACGCCTGGGCTGAGCCTGGACTACAGCAGCCGCAGCCTGGCCGGCGACGGACATCATCAACTGGCCGGGTGGGGCTGGGACATCGGCGGATTGAGCTACATCTTGCGTAGCCTGGACACGGGCAAGTACACCCTGACCCTGAACGGCGTGACCCATGAATTGGAGGAACACGGCGGGACCTTCTACAGCGTGCAGGACCCCTTCCTGAAGATTCGCCGGCCCACCGCTTCCAACCCTGACTATCCAACGATGGAATATTTCGACCCCAGTACGCCGACGCCCTTCAGGACGATTGATTTGCCCCAAACGCCAGGGGAGTACAACCGGGACAACCTGGTGTGGGAAGTAACGACCGAGGGCGGCATTACCTATCACTTCGAGCCGGCGCTGTATGTGCGTGACTGCAGTGGCGGGGATTGGACGCCTTCGGAACTGCGGGTGGTGCATCGCTTCACCAAGTGGGTGTTGACCGAGGTGCGCGACACCACGCCGACCGTCCCCAATCGCCTGACCTTCAACTATGACTATGAAGGCACACGGCAAGCGGGGTCCCAGCCAGCAGTCTGCTCGAACCACGACTACACGGCCGATGAGCTCATCCAGGTGCGCGCGGCGCGGGTGAAGGAGATCAGCTATGGGCCAAACGGCATCTTCAAGCTGAAGCTATTCTATCTGAACCGGGAGGATCGGGCCGAGCACTTCGACGAGACCGGTTACCAGGTTTTCTGGACACGGAAATACCTGCAGCGGGTGGAGGTAATGGCCAACAATACGCTGCTGCACAAGGCCGTGCTGGGCATGACTGCATTCACCAACCCGGAGGCGCCGTCGCAGAGCCGGCTGTACTTGAGTACGATCACGCGCTATGGGACCGGCAGCAATGCGCTGCCGCCAACCAGCTACACCTACGGCAGCGGCACGACGGATGGGCACATGGTGACGGTGAACAACGGCTACCAGGGGCGGGTGGAGATTACGTACGGCGGTTCGAGCGGCGGAATGGTAGTGCAGCAGGAGCGGTGGCGCGGGGGCGGGAGCGATCCCGACATCGTGACGAGCTACTGGTACACGACGACCTGGGACGAAGAGGCGGGGGGCTTTGCCGAAGCGGAAATGACGCTGGTGGGGAGCGGCGCCTTGATCGGCAGCGGTCAGCCGGACACGCGGCTGAAGCAATGGTTCCACACCACGACCAACCAGCACCGCTGGAAGGGCAGGTTGTACAAGACAGAGACGCGTGCAGGTTCCGGCGGCACTTTGCTGGCGCGCAGCGACCAGACCTGGAATGAGACCAGCGCGGGCACGCCAGGCGGAATGACCTTCGTTTATCTGCAAGACAAGACCGAATACGTAGTGGACCCGAACGGAACGAACCCGCCGCTGCGTTACACCAAGAGCGTCAACACCTACGATGCGGCGTATGGCAATCTGCTGTTGACCCGGCTGACCAGCGAGGCTGCGCCAACGACGCCTTACCGAACGATCAAGCGGGTCTATTACCCGCGTAATGACGGCACGACCTACATCGTCAATCGGGTGGCGGAGGAGAAGCTGTTTGCGGGGAGCGAAAGCGGGACATGTCAAGGGCAGACGCGCACCATCTACGACGACTACAGCGGCTATGCGGCGTACAACCAGGCGCCGAGGAATGGGCAATTGAAGGAGGTGTGGCAGGCGGGACAGGGGGGCGCGGCGTGTGACGCGAACTGGGTGCGGTTGGTGGCCTACGACTATGACCCATGGGGCAACCGTCGGAGCGAGACGGCGGCCAATGGCAGCGTGGTCACGACGGCCTTCGACAACACGTTTCATGCCTATGCGATGAGCGTGACGGTGCAGCCGGACAGTCAGTTGGGCGGCGCGACGCTGACGACGACTTACACGCGCTACGGCATGAATGCGACGGCGGGGGGCAGCGGGTTGGTGGGACAGGTGCAGAGCGAGACCGACGCCAACGGGGCGGTCACGCTCTACACGTACGATGCGTTTGGCCGGCTGACGGAGGTGCGCAAGTCGGGGGCGGGGTTCGGCAATCCGGCGACGGAGCAGATCGTCTACACGACTGACCAGGGGTTGTATGTGCAGCGGCATTTGCTGCGCGATGACGGCAACGGCGACGCCAGTGCGAGTGCGACCTACCTGGAGGAGCGCACGTTCTACGATGGGTTGGGGCGTGTGCGGCAGGTGCAAAAGGAGTACAGCAGCAGCCAGTGGAGCCTGGTGAGCCAGCGTTACGATGGGCTGGGCAGCCTGGCTGCGGCCTCGGCGCCGTACACGAGTACGGTGAGCGGAGTGACGTACCGGGCGGTGAACTGGAGTGGGCTGGCCGCGACGCAGTCAACGTCCGATCGGTTGGGGCGCATCAACCAAGTGACGCAGCCGGATGGCAGCAAGACCTGTACGTTCTACCAGAATCGGCAGACCGCGGTGATTCGTGAGCAGAGCACGATCCAGGGCAACGATATCACCTACAGGTACTTGCAGGCGCTTGCGGAGACCGATGCGTGGGGGCGGCTGCTGAGCGTCAAGGAGTACCTGGGGCAGGTGGGCAGCGGCACGGCCACGTGTCCGACGCCAGCCTGGAATGCGAATGCGAACGGCGTGACGACCTATGCTTACGACATCGCCGATCGGCTGGTGCAGATGACCGGGCCGGATGGGGCGGTGACCACGATCACGTATGATCTGTTGGGGCGCAAGATGAGCATGAACGATCCGGACATGGGCGCGTGGAGCTACACGTACGACATGGCCGGGAACCTGCTGACGCAGACCGATGCGCGGAATGTCACGATAGGGTTTGGCTACGATGGGCTGAACCGGCTGACGCAGAAATGGCAGAGCGGCAGCAGCAGCGGGATGGTGTTGGCCGATTACAGCTATGATGCGTCCGATGGGGCCACGCAGTTCGGCAAGGGTCGGCGCACCGGGATGAGGGCGTATGTAGGCGGCGAGGTCAACAACAGCGCGAGTTGGACATACGACAAGCGCGGGCGGGTGACGGCGGAAACGCACACGATTGATGGGGATGCGTACACCGTCGGTTACACCTATGATTCGGCGGACCGGGTGCTGCGGGTAGTTTACCCGACCCAGAGTGCGGAGACGGTCAACGTGGCGTACACAGCGCAGGGGCTGCCGGGGCGGATGTACAGCAGTGTGGATTATGTGCGCAGTGGGAATGCGGTGTATGATGAGGCCGGGAGGCTGACGCAGTTGAAGCTGGGCAAGCAGAGCACCAACAACAATCCGGTGGTGCAGATGGCGTTCACCTACCATCCCTGGACAGCGAGCGGCGGACTGGGGCGCTTGCAGAAGGTGAAGGCAGGAACGTCGGCGAATGACAGCAGTTTGCAGGACTTGACGTATGGCTACGATACGGCCGGCAATGTGCGCTGGATCGTGGATGCGCGCAACAACGGTCAGCGGCAGTGCTTCAGCTACGACGGGTTGGATCGGCTGCTGAGCGGCTTCACGGGTGATGCGATTTGCGCGGGCTACGACGATGGGACCGGGAGCTGGGTGTACGATGAGAACTACAGCTACAACAACGCGGGGAACCTGATCAGCAAGACGGGGCAGGGGACGTACGGCTACGGGGTGGCGCAGGCAAGCACCTGCCCGGAGGGGGCGTTGGTGAAGAGGCATGCGGTGGTGAGCACAAGCAACGGCAGCAGTTACTGTTACGATCAGAACGGCAACATGCGGCGGCGCACGATCGGGGGGAACACCTACACGCTGACGTATGATGACGAGAATCGCCTGGTCAGCATCAGTGGGGCGGCGACGGCGAGCTTCGTGTACGATGCGGACGGCAACCGGGTGAAGAGCGTGATGAACGGGGAGACGGTCACCGCTATCGGCAATCTGTACGAGAAGAAGGTGGTTGGCGGCGCAACGACGCACACGAAATACTACTATTTCAACGGTCAGCGGGTGGCCGTGCGCGTGGCGGGGGTGTTGTACTGGCTGTTGCGCGATCACCTGGGCAGCACGACGGTGACGGCCAATGGCGCCAGCGGTGAGCGCACGGCGGAGTTGTGGTACAAGCCGTGGGGTGAGAATCGAGGGACGCCCTACCAGACGACGCCGACGACCTACCGGTTCACGGGTCAACGCGAGGATGCGAGCATTGGGTTGTATTTCTACAACGCGAGATACTACGACCCGGCGCTGGGGCGGTTCACTCAGGCGGATACGCTGATCCCCAATGCAGGAAATCCGCAGAATCTGAACCGTTACAGCTATGTCGGCAACCGACCCACCGTTTTCGTTGATCCATCAGGCTATGCGGCCTGTGCGGCCGGCGACATGACCTGTTGGCAAGAGGAATGGCGTTGGAAAGACCGCTGGTACAAAGCGCATGGCCACACCGGCGGAAATTGGTTTGGCAACCCTGGCAATCCCGAATTCGAGGATGAACAGATTCTGCGTGAAACCGTGGGCGAAGCGGGCATCAGCATCGCTGGCGTATGGGATTTCGCCTCTCAGTTGATCCCCATGGCCACCGGGATCGTTCGGTTCGGCAACAGGCTCAGCGGGGGTTTGGCGCAGTTACGAAGATTGCTCGGTGGGGGCGCTCAGATCAGGTCGGGATCATGTTTCGGCCATCCCTGTGCGTTGCCACCAGGCACCGATACTGTGCGCATATCCAATGCCGTGAATGATGCAACCTGGCTGATGCATACTGTCGTGCATGAACTCGCACACATCATTGACTGGCATAGCCACATCCAGACTGGAATCGGGCCTTACGGAAATTCCATGTATGGGCGTTTTTCAGATGTCTGGAATGAGAAACCCCTGACGAATTATGCCGCGCAGTCCCATTTCTATCCGGCAAGGTGGGATGTGTGGGCTGAGGCGGTAACGGTTTGGGTGTTCTCGGATAAAAATGCGAGTACTGGCATTTGGAGTAGCCCCAACATCCAGTTACTATCCAACATCGATCTCCTACAAGATTTAACGCTACAGATGGATCGCCTCACAGCCCTATTGGGTGGGAGGTGA
- a CDS encoding DUF11 domain-containing protein: MSPDPNFDLISDPDATPAPAPVQLTLAAAPQQIEPAGVVTYTVVITNTLADRALSGLVVSDTLPLELAYWPAGEGNFSYLEAERRLEWVIGQLAAGATLTGTFQAQALAEVSGQVITNTAALVGEEVGAAVAASVAITITATPCLGEDCAPTPTATPTDAPPTATPTPEVPCLGFECTPTPTATPTDVPPTSHTDADAACPARMMRSVRRRRRPPRRRGRGWMRCG; the protein is encoded by the coding sequence ATGTCCCCTGATCCCAATTTCGATCTCATTTCCGATCCCGATGCGACGCCCGCGCCTGCGCCGGTGCAGTTGACGCTGGCCGCGGCGCCGCAGCAGATCGAGCCGGCCGGGGTGGTGACCTACACGGTGGTCATCACCAACACCCTGGCCGACCGCGCCCTGAGCGGGCTGGTGGTGAGCGATACCCTGCCGCTGGAATTGGCCTACTGGCCGGCCGGGGAGGGGAATTTCAGCTACCTGGAGGCCGAGCGCCGGCTGGAATGGGTCATCGGCCAACTGGCCGCGGGGGCAACGCTGACCGGCACGTTCCAGGCGCAGGCGCTGGCGGAGGTCAGCGGCCAGGTCATCACCAACACCGCGGCCCTGGTGGGCGAGGAGGTGGGCGCGGCGGTGGCGGCCAGCGTGGCGATCACGATCACCGCGACGCCCTGCCTGGGTGAGGACTGTGCGCCGACGCCCACGGCCACACCGACGGATGCGCCGCCGACCGCGACGCCGACGCCTGAGGTGCCCTGCCTGGGGTTCGAGTGTACGCCAACGCCGACGGCCACACCCACGGATGTGCCGCCGACCAGCCACACCGACGCCGACGCGGCCTGCCCTGCCAGGATGATGAGGAGTGTACGCCGACGCCGACGCCCACCGCGACGCCGGGGCCGGGGCTGGATGAGGTGTGGCTGA
- a CDS encoding tetratricopeptide repeat protein, protein MNTDYPAFAPLRLGGQTCRHRRPALYCPGQWLLFCAAISILLGLLAAPGFAATIPLESAPAGLTVMPTPTGTPTPLAPADWLREGLRQQHNGNHAAARAAFTTFLSRAPRDPQAADALFHLGESFQADGLHAEAITAFQDFLRRAPTHARRADAQFHLGQAQQALAQWEAARSAYQDYLKNGSPWLAYDVYQRLAEIAAAQEQPGAVTAAYQAAVSAAPNRVLALRVREQWAAYATGRADFAGALAQLEAILTVAQNAPYQAEMHALAGDAAWSLGQRAAAEKHWRTAIALAPSSSYAYQALIHLVDNDLPVDAFTRGQVDYDNGAYQPAINALETFLAGQPGERRGAALALSARSYQGLENYPAALATWDRLLNSYPNDAAWASAWLGKAETQRFANNRSGAIATLRTFVQRFPKHAQAPDVLLELARQLERSEDYRSAASYQALLADSFPQHKAAANALLRAGINRYRLNEVSAALTLWQRGLKDYPAAAEAPTLRLWLGKGLLAQRKRSEALTAWQAVVNQAPESYAGQRARTLALQAGLALTVEARFLGETGLLSQSDDGSRAFAERWLRTWAKTGSGVTDLARLDQRIGRDQDWQRGQAYLALRLRGPALEALELVRTRYWNDPLLVYQLALAFEELGTYRLSVISAARVIALAPGKSVSDTPIFIQRLAYPQHFADLVAEEATRFAVDPLLVYAMIRQESLFEPGAESSAAARGLMQVIPSTGRWIAGELGMLDFQESDLYRPWISVKFGVFYTMRGLRAANGNVATALTGYNAGPGNAKFWRDRSGPDEDLFYETISIAEPRAYLSLITAHLAHYTRLYGSR, encoded by the coding sequence ATGAACACAGATTATCCTGCCTTTGCGCCTTTGCGTCTTGGCGGTCAGACATGCCGGCATCGGCGTCCAGCCCTTTACTGTCCGGGGCAATGGCTCCTTTTTTGCGCAGCCATTTCGATCTTGCTGGGGCTGTTGGCAGCGCCCGGTTTTGCTGCGACGATTCCGCTCGAATCGGCGCCCGCCGGCCTGACCGTGATGCCCACGCCCACCGGGACGCCAACGCCGCTGGCCCCGGCGGACTGGCTGCGAGAGGGCCTGCGCCAGCAGCACAACGGCAACCATGCCGCAGCCCGCGCCGCCTTCACGACCTTCCTCAGTCGCGCCCCACGTGATCCCCAGGCCGCAGATGCGCTTTTCCACCTGGGCGAGAGCTTTCAGGCGGATGGCCTGCACGCCGAAGCCATCACCGCGTTTCAGGATTTTCTGCGCCGTGCGCCCACCCATGCGCGCCGCGCGGATGCGCAGTTTCACCTGGGCCAGGCTCAGCAGGCGCTGGCGCAGTGGGAAGCGGCGCGCAGCGCCTATCAGGACTATCTGAAAAACGGTTCACCCTGGCTGGCGTACGATGTGTATCAACGCCTGGCCGAGATTGCGGCTGCGCAGGAGCAGCCGGGCGCGGTGACCGCGGCCTATCAAGCGGCAGTCAGCGCGGCGCCCAATCGCGTGCTGGCATTACGCGTGCGCGAGCAGTGGGCCGCGTATGCAACGGGCCGCGCTGATTTTGCCGGCGCCCTGGCGCAACTCGAGGCGATTCTGACCGTTGCGCAAAATGCACCCTACCAGGCGGAGATGCACGCCCTGGCCGGCGACGCCGCCTGGAGTCTGGGGCAGCGCGCGGCCGCGGAAAAGCACTGGCGCACGGCCATCGCCCTGGCGCCGAGCAGCAGCTATGCCTACCAGGCGCTCATTCACCTGGTGGACAACGATCTGCCGGTGGACGCGTTCACCCGCGGGCAGGTGGATTACGACAACGGCGCGTACCAGCCTGCCATCAACGCCCTCGAGACGTTCCTCGCCGGCCAGCCGGGTGAGCGCCGCGGCGCCGCCCTGGCCCTCAGCGCACGCAGCTACCAGGGCCTGGAAAACTACCCGGCCGCGCTGGCCACCTGGGATCGCTTGCTGAATTCATACCCGAACGATGCGGCCTGGGCGAGCGCGTGGCTGGGCAAGGCCGAGACGCAGCGCTTTGCCAACAACCGCAGCGGCGCCATCGCCACCCTGCGCACCTTCGTGCAGCGTTTTCCCAAGCACGCGCAGGCGCCGGATGTTCTGCTGGAACTGGCCCGCCAGTTGGAGCGCAGCGAAGATTACCGTTCGGCTGCATCCTACCAAGCCTTGTTGGCTGACTCTTTCCCGCAGCACAAGGCCGCGGCCAATGCCCTCCTGCGCGCCGGCATCAATCGTTATCGTCTCAACGAAGTCAGCGCCGCGCTGACCCTCTGGCAGCGCGGGCTGAAGGATTACCCGGCCGCGGCCGAAGCGCCGACCCTGCGCCTGTGGCTGGGCAAGGGACTGCTGGCGCAGCGCAAACGCAGTGAGGCGTTGACTGCCTGGCAAGCCGTTGTCAATCAGGCGCCGGAGAGCTACGCCGGGCAACGGGCGCGCACCCTGGCCCTGCAGGCCGGTCTGGCGTTGACGGTAGAAGCCCGGTTTCTCGGAGAAACCGGGCTTCTGAGCCAATCCGACGATGGCAGCCGGGCCTTTGCCGAGCGCTGGCTGCGCACCTGGGCAAAAACGGGCAGTGGGGTGACGGACCTGGCCCGCCTCGATCAGCGCATCGGTCGCGATCAGGATTGGCAGCGCGGACAGGCCTACCTGGCGCTGCGTCTGCGCGGGCCGGCGCTTGAGGCTCTGGAATTGGTGCGGACGCGTTATTGGAACGATCCCCTGTTGGTGTATCAACTGGCCCTTGCCTTCGAGGAACTGGGAACGTACCGCCTGAGTGTGATCAGCGCGGCGCGGGTGATCGCGCTGGCGCCCGGCAAGTCGGTCAGCGACACGCCGATCTTCATCCAGCGGCTGGCCTATCCGCAGCATTTCGCTGACCTGGTGGCTGAAGAGGCGACGCGCTTTGCCGTTGACCCGCTGTTGGTTTATGCCATGATTCGCCAGGAAAGCCTGTTCGAGCCAGGCGCGGAAAGCTCCGCCGCGGCGCGTGGCCTCATGCAGGTCATTCCAAGCACCGGCCGCTGGATTGCCGGCGAGTTGGGGATGCTCGATTTTCAGGAGAGCGATCTCTACCGCCCTTGGATCAGCGTGAAGTTTGGCGTCTTCTACACGATGCGCGGCTTACGCGCGGCCAATGGCAATGTGGCGACTGCGCTCACCGGCTATAACGCGGGGCCGGGAAATGCCAAGTTCTGGCGCGACCGCAGCGGCCCGGATGAGGACCTCTTCTACGAAACCATCTCTATTGCCGAGCCGCGCGCATACCTGAGCCTGATCACCGCGCATCTGGCTCATTACACGCGGCTTTACGGTTCTCGGTAG
- a CDS encoding ribonuclease Z, with translation MFEVVFLGTSASAPSVQRGLSSAVVMHGEYRFMIDCGEGTQRQLLRSRLGFKRLDRILITHGHLDHILGLGGLASTLGRWETLDRLDIFGGRSALKRIEGLLRVVFGAAKLPMAVSLNPLENGPVLATRDFVVSAFPVSHRGPDCFGFVFEERARRPFLAEQATALGVPAGPVRRHLVDGQSITLDDGRVIHADDVLGPVVKGVKLVFINDTGETTGLAEIADQADALVIESTYCQDELALAREFGHLTAADAAHLAAAANVKQLILTHLSRRYHPQQILDEARAIFPATSVASDFDHFRIVKGKPVELLRGESL, from the coding sequence ATGTTCGAGGTGGTGTTTTTGGGTACGTCGGCATCAGCGCCGTCGGTTCAGCGCGGCTTGTCGTCCGCGGTGGTGATGCATGGCGAATACCGGTTCATGATTGACTGTGGCGAAGGCACGCAACGCCAGCTCTTGCGCAGCCGTTTGGGCTTCAAACGACTGGATCGCATCTTGATTACGCACGGCCATCTCGATCACATCCTGGGCCTGGGCGGGCTGGCGTCCACCCTGGGGCGCTGGGAAACGCTCGACCGGCTCGACATTTTCGGAGGACGGTCGGCGTTGAAGCGCATCGAGGGCCTTTTGCGGGTAGTTTTTGGCGCGGCCAAGTTGCCAATGGCCGTTTCGCTCAATCCGTTGGAAAACGGCCCCGTGCTGGCGACACGCGATTTCGTGGTCAGCGCCTTTCCGGTCAGCCATCGCGGGCCGGACTGTTTCGGTTTCGTGTTCGAAGAGCGGGCGCGGCGTCCTTTTCTGGCTGAGCAGGCCACGGCGCTTGGGGTGCCGGCCGGCCCGGTGCGGCGTCACCTGGTGGATGGACAGAGCATCACGCTGGACGATGGCCGTGTCATTCACGCGGATGACGTGCTCGGCCCGGTGGTCAAAGGGGTCAAGCTGGTTTTCATCAACGATACCGGGGAGACCACAGGCCTGGCGGAGATTGCTGACCAGGCCGATGCCCTGGTGATCGAATCCACCTACTGCCAGGATGAGTTGGCGCTGGCGCGCGAGTTTGGTCATCTGACCGCGGCCGACGCGGCGCACCTGGCCGCGGCCGCCAACGTCAAACAACTGATCCTGACCCACCTCTCACGGCGTTACCACCCGCAGCAGATCCTCGACGAGGCACGAGCCATTTTCCCTGCCACCAGCGTGGCCAGCGATTTCGATCATTTCAGGATTGTCAAGGGCAAACCGGTCGAACTGCTGCGCGGCGAGAGTCTGTGA
- a CDS encoding class I mannose-6-phosphate isomerase: MNLYPLTFTPVLKDYLWGGRNLAKLGRQLPPAGPVAESWEIAGHVDGATIVDNGPLAGQPLTAVQQALGLDLIGRRSVWAQARGKFPLLVKLLDAQTPLSVQVHPDDAYALAHEGNELGKTEMWVILHAEPQARLILGVRAGANAAKFRQALDEGRLQPLLHVLPVKTGDHVCVPAGTLHAIMGGLLIAEIQQNSNATYRVYDWNRVGGDGKPRPLHVEKALDVIDFGQVEPAVGQPQLLADVNGVQRWELCRNRYFVTERVIMAPGASFDGVCDGESLEIWGVLAGQAIIAGLPLAAVRFTLLPAALGAFTVRASTPATLLRTYVA; the protein is encoded by the coding sequence ATGAACCTCTACCCGCTGACATTCACCCCGGTCCTGAAGGATTATCTTTGGGGTGGACGCAACCTGGCGAAGCTGGGACGTCAACTCCCGCCGGCCGGCCCTGTGGCCGAGAGTTGGGAAATCGCCGGGCACGTGGACGGCGCCACGATCGTAGACAACGGCCCGTTGGCCGGCCAACCGCTGACCGCGGTGCAGCAGGCCCTGGGGCTGGACCTGATCGGGCGGCGCAGCGTCTGGGCGCAGGCGCGCGGCAAATTTCCGCTCCTCGTCAAACTCCTCGATGCCCAAACGCCGTTGTCGGTCCAGGTTCACCCGGATGACGCCTACGCGCTGGCCCATGAAGGCAATGAACTGGGCAAGACGGAGATGTGGGTCATCCTGCACGCCGAACCGCAGGCACGCCTGATCCTGGGCGTCAGGGCGGGCGCCAATGCCGCCAAATTCCGCCAGGCCCTGGATGAGGGCCGCTTGCAGCCGCTGCTGCACGTGCTGCCGGTCAAGACCGGGGATCATGTCTGTGTGCCGGCCGGAACGCTGCATGCGATCATGGGCGGACTGCTCATCGCCGAGATTCAGCAAAACTCCAACGCGACCTACCGGGTGTACGATTGGAATCGCGTCGGGGGGGATGGCAAGCCGCGCCCCCTGCACGTAGAGAAGGCGCTGGATGTGATTGATTTTGGGCAGGTGGAGCCGGCAGTGGGCCAACCGCAGTTGCTGGCAGATGTCAACGGCGTGCAGCGCTGGGAATTGTGTCGTAATCGCTATTTCGTTACCGAGCGCGTCATCATGGCGCCGGGGGCCAGCTTCGACGGCGTCTGCGATGGGGAAAGCCTGGAAATCTGGGGTGTACTGGCGGGTCAGGCGATCATCGCCGGCCTGCCGCTGGCCGCGGTGCGCTTCACCCTGCTGCCCGCGGCGCTCGGCGCATTCACGGTGCGTGCCAGCACGCCGGCCACCCTGCTGCGCACCTACGTGGCGTGA